Proteins encoded together in one Phycisphaerae bacterium window:
- the tmk gene encoding dTMP kinase codes for MTLKEKLAGKFIVFDGPDGSGKGTQLRLLAEELRRQGAEVVLGKDPGGSEIGDRIRAILLRHDLSLMDVRCETMLFMASRAQLVGEVIEPALKAGKIVLCDRFISATCAYQGAAGYDIQRIIKLGSFAVGDTWPHLTVVVDIPVEEGFRRTGRNPSGAPRRRTDANQGLLLADIEPDAMEIRPIAFHRKVRKLFLELPPEYPGKVVVIDGSGAQSDVHRQVMETIERVDF; via the coding sequence TTGACGCTGAAAGAGAAACTGGCGGGCAAGTTCATTGTATTCGACGGACCGGACGGCTCCGGCAAGGGGACGCAATTGCGGCTACTGGCCGAAGAGCTGCGCCGGCAGGGTGCTGAGGTCGTGCTGGGCAAGGACCCCGGTGGCAGTGAGATCGGCGACCGGATCCGGGCGATCCTGCTCCGCCATGACCTGTCGCTGATGGACGTCCGTTGCGAGACGATGCTGTTCATGGCGTCGCGGGCCCAGCTTGTCGGCGAGGTGATCGAGCCTGCCCTCAAGGCGGGCAAGATCGTCCTCTGCGACCGGTTCATTTCCGCGACGTGTGCCTACCAGGGGGCGGCCGGCTACGACATTCAGCGGATCATCAAGCTGGGGAGCTTCGCCGTCGGCGATACCTGGCCGCACCTGACCGTCGTGGTGGACATTCCGGTCGAGGAGGGTTTTCGCCGCACCGGCCGCAATCCTTCGGGGGCTCCGCGGCGGCGAACGGACGCGAACCAGGGTCTGCTTCTGGCCGACATTGAGCCGGACGCCATGGAGATCCGGCCGATCGCGTTCCACCGCAAGGTGCGCAAGTTGTTTCTGGAACTGCCGCCGGAATACCCCGGCAAGGTTGTGGTCATCGACGGTTCCGGGGCGCAAAGTGACGTTCACCGCCAGGTGATGGAGACCATCGAGCGTGTCGATTTTTGA